Proteins encoded together in one Osmerus eperlanus chromosome 20, fOsmEpe2.1, whole genome shotgun sequence window:
- the nxph1 gene encoding neurexophilin-1: protein MAEIPDAGQSSAVYIVSDEDGLVSVPGGAQLSHSGPQSAGRTVAARVLAMFTRCIVPSGEHCSWQHQAPANTLARSPNHAGPWSPKATQINVTSAHASKADLLKSGSPKSTLKHIWTESSKDLSISRLLSQTLHGKENSTALDLRYDTPEPYSEQDLWDWLRNSTDLQDSRPRAKRRPMVKTGKFKKMFGWGDFHSNIKTVKLNLLITGKIVDHGNGTFSVYFRHNSTGQGNVSVSLVPPTKIVEFDVAAQQSVIDAKDSKSFNCRIEYEKVEKGAKNILCNFDPSKTCYQEQTQSHVSWLCSKPFKVICIYISFYSTDYKLVQKVCPDYNYHSDTPYFPSG from the exons ATGGCAGAG ATCCCAGATGCAGGCCAGTCCTCAGCGGTCTACATCGTATCAGATGAAGACGGCCTTGTCTCAGTA cctggGGGAGCCCAGCTGTCTCACTCTGGCCCCCAGTCAGCTGGGAGGACGGTGGCGGCCAGAGTGCTGGCCATGTTTACCAGATGCATCGTCCCCTCAGGTGAACACTGCAGCTGGCAGCACCAGGCTCCAGCAAACACACTGGCCCGCAGCCCAAATCATGCTGGACCATGGAGTCCGAAAGCCACGCAGATAAAC gtTACAAGTGCCCATGCCTCCAAGGCAGACCTCCTGAAGTCTGGGAGCCCCAAGTCCACGTTAAAACACATATGGACAGAAAGCAGTAAGGACTTGTCCATCAGCCGACTGCTGTCACAGACTCTGCATGGCAAGGAGAACAGCACTGCCCTGGACCTGCGCTACGACACCCCCGAGCCCTACTCAGAGCAGGACTTGTGGGATTGGCTGCGGAACTCCACGGACCTGCAGGATTCCAGGCCCCGGGCCAAGCGGCGGCCCATGGTCAAGACGGGCAAGTTCAAGAAGATGTTCGGCTGGGGGGATTTCCACTCCAACATCAAGACGGTGAAGCTCAACCTGCTCATCACCGGCAAGATCGTGGACCATGGCAACGGTACCTTCAGTGTCTACTTCCGCCACAACTCCACAGGCCAGGGCAATGTGTCCGTCAGCCTGGTCCCGCCCACCAAGATTGTGGAATTCGATGTGGCGGCGCAGCAATCGGTCATCGACGCCAAGGACTCCAAGTCCTTCAACTGCCGTATCGAGTACGAGAAGGTGGAGAAAGGAGCCAAGAACATCCTCTGTAACTTCGACCCCTCCAAGACCTGTTACCAGGAGCAGACCCAGAGCCATGTGTCCTGGCTCTGCTCCAAGCCCTTCAAAGTGATCTGCATCTACATCTCCTTCTACAGCACCGACTACAAGCTGGTCCAGAAAGTGTGCCCggactacaactaccacagtgACACTCCCTACTTCCCCTCCGGCTGA